Proteins encoded in a region of the Azospirillum thiophilum genome:
- the fhuB gene encoding Fe(3+)-hydroxamate ABC transporter permease FhuB, which yields MADTAIPTPPRRFGPAWPVTGLFLLAGLASLLVLDRQLPPALWWRALVDPDPARLDQLAAHYVLFPRFAVALLVGAALGLAGTILQQVLRNPLAEPATLGISAGAHLSLAVATLWLPDVLALGREWVALAGAGLSAAALLALSWRKGLSPVTVVLAGLVLSLYAGSVSGVMVLFNHDLLIGLFLWGAGFLDQQDWGMAAFLAPRLAVLAVAAMLVLRPLVLLGLGEGGARSLGLSVAGARLAGLLIAVMLAALTVAAVGVVSFVGLAAPTIVGMAGARRLGQRMLWAPLCGAALLWATDALVLMAPITYRELPTGAVTAVLGVPMLLWLLPRLRSSAPPALSSAPPPPRASRPALVLAGAALLLPLALWMAVAFGSGPGGWEWSAGGDLAALASWRLPRALAALSGGAMLAVAGAMLQRMTGNPLAAPEILGVSSGAILGVIVLMFSADAPDRGAQIAAGGAGAVAVLAAMLALGRKDGFSPDRLLLAGIATSSISGVVVAVLMAGQDPRLQTLVTWLSGSTYMVGWTDGLVALLLALLAIGAIPFVARWLDLLPLGGGVAAALGVSPSLSRIALFSLSALLTAAATLIVGPLSFVGLMGPHLARMLGLQRAAAHLAGSAMLGGLIMLMADWLGRSVIFPYQVPAGLLASVIGGPFLLWLLGRR from the coding sequence ATGGCTGACACCGCGATCCCGACCCCGCCCCGCCGGTTCGGTCCCGCATGGCCGGTGACCGGCCTGTTCCTGCTGGCCGGACTGGCTTCCCTTCTGGTCCTCGACCGGCAACTGCCGCCGGCGCTGTGGTGGAGGGCGCTGGTCGATCCCGATCCGGCGCGGCTCGACCAGCTTGCCGCCCATTACGTCCTGTTTCCGCGCTTCGCGGTCGCCTTGCTGGTCGGGGCGGCGCTTGGGCTTGCCGGCACCATCCTGCAGCAGGTTCTGCGCAACCCGTTGGCCGAGCCCGCCACCCTCGGCATATCCGCCGGCGCGCACCTGTCGCTGGCCGTCGCCACCCTGTGGCTGCCGGACGTTCTGGCGCTGGGGCGGGAATGGGTCGCCCTGGCCGGGGCCGGGCTGTCGGCGGCGGCGCTGCTGGCGCTGTCCTGGCGCAAGGGGTTGTCGCCGGTCACCGTCGTGCTGGCCGGCCTCGTCCTCAGCCTCTATGCCGGGTCGGTCAGCGGCGTGATGGTGCTGTTCAACCACGATTTGCTGATCGGCCTGTTCCTGTGGGGCGCCGGCTTCCTCGACCAGCAGGATTGGGGCATGGCCGCCTTCCTGGCGCCCCGGCTGGCGGTGCTGGCGGTCGCCGCCATGCTGGTGCTGCGCCCGCTGGTCCTGCTTGGCCTGGGGGAGGGCGGGGCGCGCAGCCTGGGGCTGTCGGTGGCGGGCGCCCGTCTGGCCGGGCTGCTGATCGCGGTGATGCTGGCCGCCCTGACGGTCGCCGCCGTCGGCGTGGTCAGCTTCGTCGGGCTGGCGGCGCCGACCATCGTCGGCATGGCCGGCGCCCGCCGGCTGGGGCAGCGGATGCTGTGGGCGCCCCTGTGCGGCGCCGCCCTGCTGTGGGCGACCGACGCCCTGGTGCTGATGGCGCCCATCACCTACCGGGAACTGCCGACCGGCGCCGTCACGGCGGTGCTCGGCGTGCCGATGCTGCTGTGGCTGCTGCCGCGGCTGCGCAGTTCGGCACCTCCGGCCCTGTCCAGCGCGCCACCGCCGCCACGAGCGTCCCGGCCGGCCCTGGTGCTCGCCGGGGCCGCCCTGCTGCTGCCGCTTGCCTTGTGGATGGCCGTCGCCTTCGGTTCCGGGCCGGGTGGCTGGGAGTGGAGTGCCGGCGGCGACCTTGCCGCGCTGGCATCCTGGCGCCTGCCGCGGGCGCTGGCCGCCCTGTCCGGCGGGGCCATGCTTGCGGTCGCGGGCGCGATGCTGCAGCGGATGACCGGCAACCCGCTGGCGGCGCCCGAAATCCTCGGCGTCTCATCCGGTGCGATTCTCGGCGTGATCGTGCTGATGTTCTCGGCGGACGCCCCGGACCGCGGCGCGCAGATCGCGGCCGGCGGGGCGGGGGCGGTCGCGGTGCTGGCGGCGATGCTGGCGCTCGGCCGCAAGGACGGCTTCTCGCCCGACCGGCTGCTGCTGGCCGGCATCGCCACCAGTTCGATTTCCGGCGTCGTCGTCGCCGTCCTGATGGCCGGCCAGGATCCGCGCCTGCAAACACTCGTCACCTGGCTGTCCGGTTCCACCTACATGGTGGGGTGGACCGACGGGCTGGTGGCGCTTCTCCTGGCGCTGCTCGCCATCGGCGCCATTCCCTTCGTCGCCCGCTGGCTCGACCTGCTGCCGCTCGGCGGCGGGGTGGCCGCCGCGCTGGGGGTCAGCCCGTCGCTCAGCCGCATCGCGCTGTTCAGCCTGTCGGCACTGCTGACCGCGGCGGCGACGCTGATCGTCGGACCGCTGAGCTTCGTCGGGCTGATGGGGCCGCATCTGGCCCGCATGCTCGGCCTGCAGCGGGCGGCGGCCCATCTCGCCGGCTCCGCCATGCTCGGCGGCCTGATCATGCTGATGGCCGACTGGCTCGGCCGCAGCGTGATCTTTCCCTATCAGGTGCCGGCCGGGCTGCTCGCCTCGGTGATCGGCGGACCCTTTCTTCTCTGGCTGCTGGGACGGCGCTGA
- a CDS encoding lysine N(6)-hydroxylase/L-ornithine N(5)-oxygenase family protein has product MTQFSLSEKPLDLAGIGFGPSNIGLAIALEEQAERSGRALDTAYFDRQASYSWHGGTLVQQSDLQISFLKDLVTLRNPRSPYSFVNYLHRKERLIDFINIGTFYPCRMEFNDYLRWVASHFAELCRYGTEVLRVEPVADRSGAIGMLDVVTRGPDGIERVRRTRSLVVGTGGTPRIPALFAGLKDDPRVFHHADYVQRIATQPCTAGTPMRIALVGGGQSAAEAFIDLNDSFPSVRADMILRSAVLRPADDTPFVNEIFAPAYTDVMFNLSEDERAQLIRDYHNTNYSVVDGELIDRIYGILYRQKVSGVQRHGFLCRRQIEAVASDGAGITLALRDLSSGTLEEIRYDAVVLATGYERNSHRRLLEPLGDLIGGLRVDREYRVRTDPKLTAPVFIQGFCEETHGLSDTLLSVLPVRAAEIATALYRDLAPADGRSRHQSGPTGLVAGALNR; this is encoded by the coding sequence ATGACTCAGTTCAGCCTCTCCGAAAAGCCCCTGGATCTTGCCGGGATCGGATTCGGGCCTTCCAACATCGGGCTGGCGATTGCCCTCGAAGAACAGGCGGAGCGCTCCGGACGGGCGCTGGACACGGCCTATTTCGACCGTCAGGCCTCCTACAGCTGGCATGGCGGCACTCTCGTGCAGCAGAGCGACCTGCAGATCTCCTTCCTCAAGGATTTGGTGACGCTGCGCAATCCGCGAAGCCCCTACAGCTTCGTGAACTATCTGCACCGGAAGGAACGGCTGATCGACTTCATCAACATCGGCACCTTCTATCCCTGCCGGATGGAGTTCAACGACTATCTCCGCTGGGTGGCGTCCCATTTCGCCGAGCTCTGCCGCTACGGCACGGAGGTGCTGCGGGTCGAGCCGGTCGCCGACCGGTCCGGCGCCATCGGCATGCTGGATGTCGTGACCCGCGGCCCCGACGGGATCGAACGGGTGCGCCGGACCCGCTCGCTGGTGGTGGGCACCGGCGGAACGCCGCGCATCCCGGCCCTGTTCGCCGGGCTGAAGGACGATCCCCGCGTGTTCCACCATGCCGACTATGTGCAGCGGATCGCCACCCAGCCCTGTACCGCCGGAACGCCGATGCGCATCGCCCTGGTCGGCGGCGGGCAGAGTGCCGCAGAGGCTTTCATCGACCTCAACGACAGCTTCCCGTCGGTGCGGGCCGACATGATCCTGCGGTCGGCGGTCCTGCGTCCGGCCGACGACACGCCCTTCGTCAACGAGATCTTCGCGCCCGCCTACACCGACGTGATGTTCAACCTGTCGGAGGACGAACGGGCGCAACTGATCCGCGACTATCACAACACCAACTATTCGGTTGTCGACGGCGAACTGATCGACCGCATCTACGGCATCCTCTACCGCCAGAAGGTGTCCGGGGTGCAACGCCACGGCTTCCTGTGCCGGCGGCAGATCGAGGCTGTCGCCTCCGACGGGGCCGGCATCACGCTCGCCCTGCGCGACCTGTCCAGCGGTACCCTGGAGGAGATCCGCTATGACGCGGTGGTGCTGGCGACCGGGTATGAGCGCAATTCCCATCGCCGGCTGCTGGAGCCGTTGGGCGACCTGATCGGCGGCCTGCGGGTCGACCGGGAGTATCGCGTCCGCACCGATCCCAAGCTGACGGCACCGGTCTTCATCCAGGGCTTCTGTGAGGAGACCCATGGGCTGAGCGACACGTTGCTGTCGGTCCTGCCGGTCCGCGCGGCGGAGATCGCCACCGCCCTCTACCGCGACCTGGCGCCGGCCGACGGCCGGTCCCGCCATCAGTCCGGACCGACCGGGCTGGTTGCCGGTGCGCTGAACCGCTGA
- a CDS encoding TonB-dependent siderophore receptor, with amino-acid sequence MEIEVGTAAPAGRLPTGKRGRLKAFLLATTMAGLALLANQPAGLAQQATDGGKAGQGDGQAANGMVLDPISVQGVVGGTEGYVATRSAVGTKVETPLIEIPQTISVVTRKELDQRAVQDFAGAVAYSPGIAVVDYPGGPGAPDFSMRGFRDFNLFGIYRDGLRAGFNNYDTNFEPYGLERVDVVKGPSSVLFGQTSPGGVVNLTTKRPTAKPLHEIQLQTGSFDRRQAAFDFGGPVDGDGKVLYRLTGLGRLSDTQVDHAPDDRLYIAPAVTFKPTDKTKMTLLASYQKLKMSGAEQSIPRNALDQIGTDLFFGVPGYSDWKVQNTSVGYEIEHEISPNWTVHQNARYMHSRVNFVSAFSTAWPVEVVDGRYYPVGVQDRPKSTNTYLLDTNVQGKMTTGPVSHTILAGVDYGYYSGKEQRRNSLNALVVDIFNPTYPATDFTYADPWVNGKSNLTQIGAYIQDQLRYENWILTLSGRQDWVVDKEIDNLSSSFQTARDKHFTGRAGIGYVFDNGIAPYASYATSFQPATGTYAPERGGGTFEPTTGTQYEVGVKYQPNGWNSFISASFYHITQQNVTTNDPVFSGYAVQEGEIRSRGIELEGKMELTEEASLIASYAFVDAEITKDNPAVGSTASSVGLRPKGIPRHMASAWGDYTFKSGPLTGLGLGVGARYVGTSKNAGNTETIPDYTLVDAAVRYDLGALRSELEGASVALNVSNLTDKKYYSAGFYDNTVLYGNRRQILATLKYSW; translated from the coding sequence ATGGAGATCGAGGTTGGGACGGCCGCACCGGCCGGTCGTCTGCCGACGGGCAAGCGCGGGCGTTTGAAAGCCTTCCTGCTGGCGACGACGATGGCCGGTCTGGCGCTGCTGGCGAACCAGCCGGCCGGTCTGGCGCAGCAGGCGACGGACGGCGGCAAAGCCGGCCAGGGCGACGGGCAGGCCGCCAACGGCATGGTTCTCGACCCGATTTCCGTTCAGGGCGTCGTCGGCGGCACCGAGGGGTATGTCGCGACCCGCAGCGCCGTCGGCACCAAGGTCGAGACGCCGCTGATCGAAATCCCCCAGACGATCTCCGTCGTGACCCGCAAGGAGCTGGACCAGCGCGCGGTGCAGGATTTCGCCGGTGCGGTCGCCTACTCGCCCGGCATCGCCGTGGTCGATTATCCGGGTGGCCCCGGCGCCCCGGACTTCTCGATGCGCGGCTTCCGCGACTTCAATCTGTTCGGCATCTACCGCGACGGCCTGCGGGCCGGCTTCAACAACTACGACACCAATTTCGAGCCCTACGGGCTGGAGCGCGTCGATGTCGTGAAGGGGCCCTCGTCGGTCCTGTTCGGCCAGACCTCGCCCGGCGGCGTGGTGAATCTCACCACCAAGCGACCGACCGCCAAGCCGCTGCATGAAATCCAGCTGCAGACCGGCAGCTTCGACCGCCGCCAGGCCGCCTTCGACTTCGGCGGGCCGGTCGACGGCGACGGCAAGGTGCTGTACCGCCTGACCGGTCTCGGCCGCCTGTCCGACACCCAGGTCGACCACGCGCCGGACGACCGCCTCTACATCGCGCCGGCCGTGACCTTCAAGCCGACCGACAAGACCAAGATGACCCTGCTCGCCAGCTATCAGAAGCTGAAGATGAGCGGGGCGGAGCAGAGCATTCCCCGCAATGCGCTGGACCAGATCGGCACCGATCTCTTTTTCGGCGTTCCCGGCTATTCCGACTGGAAGGTGCAGAACACCTCGGTCGGCTATGAGATCGAGCACGAGATCAGCCCGAACTGGACCGTCCACCAGAATGCCCGCTACATGCATTCGCGGGTCAACTTCGTCAGCGCCTTCAGCACCGCCTGGCCGGTGGAGGTGGTGGACGGGCGTTATTACCCGGTCGGGGTGCAGGACCGCCCGAAGAGCACCAACACCTATCTGCTCGACACCAACGTCCAGGGGAAGATGACCACCGGTCCGGTGTCGCACACCATCCTGGCCGGCGTCGACTACGGCTATTATTCCGGCAAGGAGCAGCGGCGGAATTCGCTGAACGCGCTGGTGGTCGACATCTTCAACCCGACCTACCCGGCGACGGACTTCACCTATGCCGACCCCTGGGTGAACGGGAAGAGCAACCTGACCCAGATCGGCGCCTATATCCAGGACCAGCTGCGCTACGAGAACTGGATCCTGACCCTCAGCGGCCGGCAGGACTGGGTGGTGGACAAGGAGATCGACAACCTGTCCAGCAGCTTCCAGACCGCGCGCGACAAGCATTTCACCGGCCGTGCCGGCATCGGCTACGTCTTCGACAACGGGATCGCGCCCTATGCCAGCTACGCGACCTCGTTCCAGCCGGCAACCGGCACCTATGCGCCGGAACGTGGCGGCGGGACGTTCGAGCCGACCACCGGCACCCAGTACGAGGTGGGCGTGAAGTACCAGCCGAATGGCTGGAACAGCTTCATCTCCGCATCGTTCTACCACATCACCCAGCAGAACGTGACGACCAACGACCCCGTCTTCAGCGGCTATGCCGTGCAGGAGGGCGAGATCCGCAGCCGCGGCATCGAGCTGGAAGGCAAGATGGAGCTGACCGAGGAGGCCAGCCTGATCGCCTCCTACGCCTTCGTCGATGCCGAAATCACGAAGGACAATCCGGCCGTCGGCTCCACCGCCAGCTCGGTCGGGCTGCGTCCGAAGGGGATTCCGCGCCACATGGCGTCGGCCTGGGGCGACTATACCTTCAAGTCCGGTCCGCTCACCGGTCTCGGCCTCGGGGTTGGCGCGCGCTATGTCGGCACGTCCAAGAACGCCGGCAACACCGAGACCATCCCCGACTACACGCTGGTCGACGCCGCCGTCCGCTACGACCTGGGCGCCCTGCGGTCCGAACTGGAGGGGGCCAGCGTGGCGCTCAACGTCAGCAACCTGACCGACAAGAAGTATTATTCGGCAGGCTTCTACGACAACACCGTGCTGTACGGCAACCGCCGCCAGATCCTGGCGACGCTGAAGTACAGCTGGTAA
- a CDS encoding lipase family protein, translated as MDAMMRHGRATLWLMCFLSAVCSAGVAAAHELVRGAVLEVATLATFRRDAIEAGLGPRAGYIGRPRCDVTLSRVTYATIGVHGEPATASAMLLLPGGPDCGEPHELLGWAQGTQTRRDASQADDVLAAGDSPLLTFYAARGVAVAATDYLGLGRSDYPFHPYLHAESEASAIVDALRAARSVAGEARIPLSGKVMLAGYSQGGHASMAAQRTIERDHADEFRLAGTAPMSGPYALERTFVDGWSATGPAGPNGLATALFAYAAVAMQRVYGNVYASPAELFRPPYDATVEAFMPGRLDIFEMLRQGVLPPGPEMARLRQDGFTRAFDDPQIPFRRALARNGLLDWTPRAPMVLCGAGRDAVVPFANALTARQLFTGRGAAVEVLDMDGRIPAEVDGVSVHTSAAVYLCFGATRDRLLAFAR; from the coding sequence ATGGACGCGATGATGCGGCACGGACGCGCCACGCTGTGGCTGATGTGTTTCCTGTCCGCCGTCTGCTCGGCCGGAGTGGCAGCCGCGCATGAACTTGTTCGCGGCGCGGTGCTCGAGGTGGCGACGCTGGCGACCTTCCGGCGGGATGCGATCGAAGCGGGGCTTGGACCACGCGCCGGCTATATCGGCCGCCCGCGCTGCGACGTCACGCTGTCGCGGGTGACCTATGCCACCATCGGCGTGCATGGCGAACCGGCGACCGCCTCGGCCATGCTGCTGTTGCCCGGCGGCCCGGATTGCGGGGAGCCGCATGAACTGCTGGGCTGGGCGCAGGGCACCCAGACGCGGCGGGACGCCAGTCAGGCCGACGACGTGCTGGCCGCGGGCGACAGTCCGCTGCTGACCTTCTATGCCGCACGCGGGGTCGCGGTCGCCGCCACCGACTATCTCGGGCTCGGCCGGTCGGACTATCCGTTCCATCCCTACCTGCATGCCGAGAGCGAGGCGTCCGCCATCGTCGATGCGCTTCGCGCCGCCCGCAGCGTGGCGGGGGAGGCGCGGATCCCGCTGTCGGGGAAGGTGATGCTGGCCGGCTACTCCCAGGGCGGCCACGCGTCCATGGCCGCCCAGCGCACCATCGAGCGTGACCACGCCGACGAGTTCCGCCTTGCCGGGACGGCGCCGATGTCCGGCCCCTATGCGCTGGAGCGGACCTTCGTCGATGGCTGGTCGGCAACCGGGCCGGCGGGGCCGAACGGTCTGGCGACGGCGCTGTTCGCCTATGCCGCGGTGGCGATGCAGCGCGTCTACGGCAACGTCTATGCCTCGCCCGCCGAGCTGTTCCGGCCGCCCTACGACGCCACGGTCGAGGCGTTCATGCCGGGCCGCCTCGACATCTTCGAAATGCTCCGGCAAGGAGTGCTGCCGCCGGGACCGGAGATGGCGCGGCTTCGCCAGGACGGCTTCACGCGGGCCTTCGACGATCCGCAAATCCCGTTCCGCCGCGCTCTTGCCCGCAACGGCCTGCTGGACTGGACGCCACGCGCGCCGATGGTCCTGTGCGGCGCCGGCCGGGATGCCGTGGTGCCCTTCGCCAACGCCCTCACCGCCCGGCAGCTCTTCACCGGCCGCGGGGCGGCGGTGGAGGTGCTGGACATGGACGGACGCATTCCGGCCGAGGTGGACGGGGTGTCGGTCCATACCAGCGCCGCCGTCTATCTGTGCTTCGGGGCGACCCGCGACCGGCTGCTCGCCTTTGCCCGGTGA
- a CDS encoding GNAT family N-acetyltransferase: MTSSHTLPLPDGRRLTAGAEPGRVRLSIDGRPLLSAACEPMEGGVALIPDRPPGLPPGLPDPLSADAAWAAACWLFTRDPACRILVWRGIEPDPEALRSGLLLADGGGGAICRRDAFWQLPGPWLRGPGTTGYPAIAHGDGAHLCRPPKPAGELYRRFDPALGLWISLRSLDIDADLERFNRWQNNPRVLAFWQEGGDFLRHRAYLEGLAGDPHVQTLIGCFDDEPFAYFEAYWAKEDRIAPFCAPGDHDRGIHMLVGEEHHRGPHKVRSWLPALVHWLFLSDARTGRVVSEPRADNARMIGHMQSLGFLREREFDFPHKRAALMVLDRRDFFDRCPGLSEPSSTTAAHDKSVRMKDSP; the protein is encoded by the coding sequence ATGACATCATCGCATACCCTGCCGTTGCCTGATGGCCGCCGGCTGACCGCCGGGGCGGAGCCCGGCCGTGTGCGGCTGTCCATCGACGGCCGTCCGCTGCTGTCGGCCGCCTGCGAACCGATGGAGGGCGGCGTCGCCCTTATTCCCGACCGGCCCCCGGGTCTGCCCCCCGGTCTGCCCGACCCGCTTTCGGCGGATGCCGCCTGGGCGGCGGCCTGCTGGCTGTTCACCCGCGATCCGGCCTGCCGAATCCTTGTCTGGCGCGGCATCGAGCCCGATCCGGAGGCGCTGCGATCCGGCCTGCTGCTCGCCGATGGCGGAGGCGGTGCCATCTGCCGGCGCGACGCCTTCTGGCAACTGCCCGGCCCCTGGCTGCGCGGTCCGGGCACCACCGGTTATCCGGCCATTGCGCACGGCGATGGGGCGCATCTTTGCAGGCCGCCGAAGCCGGCGGGGGAACTGTACCGCCGGTTCGACCCGGCGCTCGGCCTGTGGATTTCGCTGCGCAGCCTCGACATCGACGCCGACCTGGAGCGCTTCAACCGCTGGCAGAACAATCCGCGGGTGCTGGCCTTCTGGCAGGAGGGCGGCGACTTCCTGAGGCACCGCGCCTACCTGGAGGGGCTGGCCGGGGATCCGCATGTCCAGACGCTGATCGGCTGCTTCGACGACGAACCCTTCGCCTATTTCGAGGCCTATTGGGCGAAGGAGGACCGTATCGCGCCCTTCTGCGCGCCGGGCGATCATGACCGCGGCATCCACATGCTGGTGGGGGAGGAGCATCACCGTGGACCGCACAAGGTCCGGTCCTGGCTGCCGGCGCTGGTGCATTGGCTGTTCCTGTCCGATGCCCGCACCGGCCGCGTGGTGTCGGAGCCGCGGGCCGACAACGCCCGCATGATCGGGCACATGCAGTCCCTGGGGTTCCTGCGCGAACGGGAATTCGATTTCCCGCACAAGCGCGCCGCGCTGATGGTGCTCGACCGCCGCGACTTCTTCGACCGCTGCCCCGGCCTGTCGGAGCCGTCGTCGACGACGGCCGCGCACGATAAATCCGTACGTATGAAAGATTCCCCTTAA
- a CDS encoding ABC transporter substrate-binding protein, with product MIGAVDRRRFLHAAAALSFGLLAGGARPAVAEAAGGICALDWTSAQALLSLGIVPRGLPEIDRYRRSVIEPAVPDGVADIGARAEPNLELLDRLAPARFVTDGMLSAVRGRLERIAPLTLYQSFDTGSVEGGRPRGQLAFAIASLRGLADGLGMVDAADRAIARLDEALEEARAGLIGRERRPLYVLSVLDGRRVLIHGRNSLYQDVLDRLGIENAWTGPSGPYGHATVTMDRLTGRPDAGLVNIGSEGKRALEALADLPLFAGLPFLREDRVTILPPILFYGGVPTAERFVRLLGERLPQRHG from the coding sequence ATGATCGGAGCCGTCGACCGGCGCCGGTTCCTCCACGCCGCCGCAGCGCTGTCGTTCGGCCTCCTGGCCGGCGGCGCGCGGCCGGCGGTGGCTGAGGCGGCCGGCGGGATTTGCGCGCTCGACTGGACGAGCGCGCAGGCCCTGCTGTCGCTGGGCATCGTTCCGCGCGGCCTGCCCGAGATCGACCGGTATCGTCGCTCCGTGATCGAGCCGGCGGTGCCGGACGGCGTTGCGGACATCGGTGCCAGGGCGGAGCCGAACCTGGAACTTCTCGACCGGCTGGCGCCGGCGCGTTTCGTCACCGACGGCATGCTGTCCGCCGTGCGCGGCCGGCTGGAACGGATCGCCCCGCTGACCCTCTATCAATCCTTCGACACCGGATCCGTCGAGGGCGGGCGACCGCGCGGTCAGCTCGCCTTCGCCATCGCCTCCCTGCGCGGGCTGGCGGACGGCCTCGGCATGGTGGATGCGGCTGACCGTGCAATCGCCCGGCTCGACGAAGCACTGGAGGAGGCGCGTGCCGGCCTGATCGGGCGGGAGCGGCGCCCGCTCTATGTTCTCAGCGTCCTCGACGGGCGCCGCGTCCTCATCCACGGGCGCAACAGCCTTTACCAGGATGTCCTCGACCGGCTTGGGATCGAGAATGCCTGGACCGGTCCAAGCGGCCCCTACGGCCACGCCACCGTGACCATGGACCGGCTTACCGGACGCCCCGATGCCGGACTGGTCAACATCGGCAGCGAGGGCAAGCGGGCGCTGGAGGCGCTGGCCGACCTGCCGCTGTTCGCCGGGCTGCCCTTCCTGCGCGAAGACCGGGTCACCATCCTGCCGCCCATCCTGTTCTATGGCGGCGTCCCGACGGCGGAACGCTTCGTCCGCCTGCTCGGCGAAAGGCTTCCGCAGCGCCATGGCTGA
- a CDS encoding ATP-binding cassette domain-containing protein, translating into MSFSLPGRLLLDLPSCDLFPRRVTALIGHNGSGKSTLLKILARQQLPSGGRVLFDGQPLDRWKQRALARRIGYLPQHMPPASGLLVRELVALGRYPWHGALGAFRAEDARKVEEALALTDTARFADRLVDSLSGGERQRVWLAMLIAQDAGCLLLDEPISALDVAHQVEVLALVRRLSRERGIGVIAVLHDVNMAARFCDDIVALHGGRLIDRGMPAEIMTSARLGAIYGLPMAVIPHPDSGEPVGLVR; encoded by the coding sequence GTGAGCTTCTCCTTGCCCGGCCGCCTGCTGCTCGACCTGCCGTCCTGCGACCTGTTTCCCCGCCGGGTGACCGCGCTGATCGGCCATAACGGTTCCGGCAAATCGACCCTGCTGAAGATCCTCGCCCGTCAACAGTTGCCCAGCGGCGGGCGGGTGCTGTTCGACGGCCAGCCGCTGGACCGCTGGAAGCAACGGGCGCTCGCCCGCCGGATCGGCTACCTGCCGCAACACATGCCGCCGGCTTCCGGGCTGCTGGTGCGGGAGCTGGTGGCGCTCGGCCGCTATCCCTGGCACGGGGCGCTCGGAGCCTTCCGGGCGGAGGATGCCCGCAAGGTGGAGGAGGCGCTGGCGCTGACCGACACCGCGCGGTTCGCCGACCGCCTCGTGGACAGCCTGTCGGGCGGCGAGCGGCAGCGGGTGTGGCTGGCCATGCTGATCGCGCAGGACGCCGGCTGCCTGCTGCTCGACGAGCCGATCTCGGCGCTCGACGTCGCCCATCAGGTGGAGGTGCTGGCGCTGGTCCGCCGCCTGTCGCGCGAGCGCGGCATCGGGGTGATCGCGGTGCTGCACGACGTGAACATGGCGGCCCGCTTCTGCGACGACATCGTCGCCCTGCATGGCGGACGGCTGATCGACCGCGGCATGCCGGCCGAGATCATGACCTCCGCCCGGCTGGGCGCCATCTACGGCCTGCCGATGGCGGTGATCCCGCATCCGGATTCCGGAGAGCCGGTCGGGCTGGTCCGCTGA
- a CDS encoding siderophore-interacting protein, with the protein MPRFSCDTAIPHDRPSAAAGRLVAAAEPYGLSFVREGGTLAASGAFGRLALTVGADGLHLRAEAEDRGLLERLRASVGEQLVGLLGEDVAIVWTGDVETGPLFADFREIRVTAVLDLTPRLRRVTFQGCDLGRFATPDNLHVRLYLPPDGATVPSWPRPGPDGRPLWPEPDRRPAVRYYTLRRIDAEAGELDIDFVLHADGGHPAGASDGAPGAGFARRARPGDLCGMSGPCGLGIRPASWHLLAGDETALPAIARILEELPADARGIALIEVEDAADEVPLRTPAGIAVRWLHRRDAGADEGPLVEAVRALALPSDPSTLFAWVACEFDDLGRLRDHLRGRGIDRDRMLTVAYWRRTPPAAPSDRRTSA; encoded by the coding sequence ATGCCCCGCTTCTCCTGCGATACCGCGATCCCCCACGACCGGCCCTCCGCTGCCGCCGGCCGGCTGGTCGCCGCCGCCGAGCCCTACGGCCTGTCCTTTGTCCGGGAGGGCGGCACGCTGGCGGCGAGCGGCGCGTTCGGACGGCTGGCGCTGACCGTCGGGGCCGATGGGCTGCATCTGCGGGCGGAGGCGGAGGACCGGGGGCTCCTGGAGCGGCTGCGCGCTTCCGTCGGCGAGCAGCTGGTCGGCCTGCTGGGGGAGGATGTCGCCATCGTCTGGACCGGCGACGTGGAGACCGGACCGCTTTTCGCCGACTTCCGCGAGATCCGGGTCACCGCCGTCCTGGATCTGACGCCGCGCCTGCGCCGCGTCACCTTCCAGGGCTGCGATCTCGGCCGCTTCGCCACGCCGGACAACCTGCATGTCCGCCTCTATCTGCCGCCGGATGGGGCGACGGTTCCGTCCTGGCCGCGCCCCGGCCCCGACGGGCGGCCACTCTGGCCCGAGCCGGACCGGCGGCCGGCGGTCCGCTACTACACCCTTCGGCGCATCGACGCCGAGGCGGGCGAACTGGACATCGACTTCGTCCTTCATGCCGATGGCGGGCATCCCGCCGGAGCTTCCGATGGCGCTCCCGGTGCCGGTTTCGCCCGGCGGGCGCGGCCCGGCGACCTCTGCGGCATGTCCGGTCCCTGCGGGCTCGGCATCCGCCCGGCATCCTGGCACCTGCTTGCCGGCGACGAGACCGCACTTCCCGCCATCGCCCGCATCCTGGAGGAGCTGCCCGCCGACGCCCGCGGCATCGCCCTGATCGAGGTGGAGGACGCGGCGGACGAAGTGCCGCTTCGGACCCCTGCCGGCATCGCCGTCCGCTGGCTGCACCGCCGGGATGCCGGGGCCGACGAGGGGCCGCTGGTGGAGGCGGTGCGCGCCCTGGCGCTGCCGTCCGACCCGTCCACCCTGTTCGCCTGGGTCGCTTGCGAGTTCGACGACCTCGGCCGCCTGCGCGACCATCTGCGCGGACGCGGCATCGACCGCGACCGCATGCTGACCGTCGCCTACTGGCGGCGGACCCCGCCGGCCGCTCCATCAGACCGCAGGACTTCCGCATGA